Proteins encoded by one window of Salvia splendens isolate huo1 chromosome 7, SspV2, whole genome shotgun sequence:
- the LOC121742470 gene encoding guanylyl cyclase 1-like isoform X1: MWSIHHFMNKLLKAVEENIDEYAENHFNFVDSYAIQQPPNNQSITSVSSYFVDVPHINQESTWDCGLACVLMVLQAVGVYNCTIQDLVELCCTTSIWTVDLAYLLQKFSLSFTYCTVTLGANPDFSVESYYKDQLPNDLRRVNMLFQEARESGISIECRSVSAKEISDFMLSGKYVAIALVDQHKLSSQSQLEDICVSEYYSGGPSYTGHYVVICGYDAATDEFEIRDPASSRKHERVPSWCLEQAHKSFGTDEDFLLICVEKRGAQGNPLGIFSL; the protein is encoded by the exons ATGTGGTCAATTCATCATTTCATGAACAAACTATTGAAGGCGGTTGAAGAAAATATTGATGAGTATGCTGAAAATCACTTTAACTTTGTCGATTCTTATGCCATCCAGCAGCCACCAAACAACCAGAGCATAACTTCAGTCTCGTCCTACTTTGTTGAT GTACCTCACATAAATCAGGAAAGCACATGGGATTGTGGTCTTGCTTGCGTTCTTATGGTTTTGCAAGCTGTTGGTGTATATAACTGTACTATTCAAGACCTAGTGGAGCTATGTTGTACCACAAG tatttggactgtagatttGGCATATTTGCTGCAGAAGTTTTCTTTAAGCTTTACATATTGCACAGTTACATTAGGAGCTAATCCAGACTTTTCTGTCGAGTCATATTACAAG GACCAACTGCCAAATGACCTTAGACGAGTAAATATGCTCTTCCAGGAAGCTCGTGAATCTGGAATCAGTATAGAG TGCAGATCAGTTAGTGCGAAAGAAATTTCTGACTTTATGTTGTCTGGAAAGTATGTCGCTATTGCTTTAGTCGATCAGCACAAATTAAG CAGTCAGTCTCAGCTTGAGGATATTTGTGTCTCAGAATACTATAGTGGAGGCCCTAGTTACACCG GTCACTATGTTGTTATTTGTGGCTATGATGCTGCTACAGATGAGTTTGAGATTCGAGATCCTGCCAGCTCAAG GAAGCATGAAAGGGTTCCTTCATGGTGCCTTGAACAGGCTCACAAATCCTTTGGTACTGATGAGGATTTTCTGCTG ATTTGTGTCGAGAAGAGAGGAGCTCAAGGCAACCCTTTAGGAATCTTTTCCTTGTGA
- the LOC121742470 gene encoding guanylyl cyclase 1-like isoform X2 translates to MWSIHHFMNKLLKAVEENIDEYAENHFNFVDSYAIQQPPNNQSITSVSSYFVDVPHINQESTWDCGLACVLMVLQAVGVYNCTIQDLVELCCTTSIWTVDLAYLLQKFSLSFTYCTVTLGANPDFSVESYYKDQLPNDLRRVNMLFQEARESGISIECRSVSAKEISDFMLSGKYVAIALVDQHKLSQSQLEDICVSEYYSGGPSYTGHYVVICGYDAATDEFEIRDPASSRKHERVPSWCLEQAHKSFGTDEDFLLICVEKRGAQGNPLGIFSL, encoded by the exons ATGTGGTCAATTCATCATTTCATGAACAAACTATTGAAGGCGGTTGAAGAAAATATTGATGAGTATGCTGAAAATCACTTTAACTTTGTCGATTCTTATGCCATCCAGCAGCCACCAAACAACCAGAGCATAACTTCAGTCTCGTCCTACTTTGTTGAT GTACCTCACATAAATCAGGAAAGCACATGGGATTGTGGTCTTGCTTGCGTTCTTATGGTTTTGCAAGCTGTTGGTGTATATAACTGTACTATTCAAGACCTAGTGGAGCTATGTTGTACCACAAG tatttggactgtagatttGGCATATTTGCTGCAGAAGTTTTCTTTAAGCTTTACATATTGCACAGTTACATTAGGAGCTAATCCAGACTTTTCTGTCGAGTCATATTACAAG GACCAACTGCCAAATGACCTTAGACGAGTAAATATGCTCTTCCAGGAAGCTCGTGAATCTGGAATCAGTATAGAG TGCAGATCAGTTAGTGCGAAAGAAATTTCTGACTTTATGTTGTCTGGAAAGTATGTCGCTATTGCTTTAGTCGATCAGCACAAATTAAG TCAGTCTCAGCTTGAGGATATTTGTGTCTCAGAATACTATAGTGGAGGCCCTAGTTACACCG GTCACTATGTTGTTATTTGTGGCTATGATGCTGCTACAGATGAGTTTGAGATTCGAGATCCTGCCAGCTCAAG GAAGCATGAAAGGGTTCCTTCATGGTGCCTTGAACAGGCTCACAAATCCTTTGGTACTGATGAGGATTTTCTGCTG ATTTGTGTCGAGAAGAGAGGAGCTCAAGGCAACCCTTTAGGAATCTTTTCCTTGTGA